In a single window of the Lebetimonas sp. JH292 genome:
- a CDS encoding ammonium transporter: MLFRILSILGLASLAFAGEPTLDTGNTSWMMTATALVMLMTPAGLALFYAGMTRTKNALNTTMMVFAAYALATVVWVFWGYSLAFGDDVAGIIGSLKHIFLNGIEYSDLESSGYPSYVFVAFQGTFAAITVAIASGSIIERTKFSTWLVFVILWGTFVYAPIAHMVWGGGFLYNAGALDFAGGTVVHMNGGLAGLVAALMIGKRKGYPKTQMMPSSIILTALGAALLWFGWFGFNAGSEFAADGVAGSAFLMTNFAAATAAVTWIILDYIKFGKPTLLGTASGAVAGLVAITPAAGFVGVIGALIIGIGGSVFGFFGVTVLKKIFKYDDSLDAFGVHFIAGLWGALATGLFALKDLAWAGSPLHDHGDRLGQMIVQLESVAVTIIFTAIMTAIVLKVSSLLTGGARVSEEAEVEGLDATIHGEKGFNL, translated from the coding sequence ATGCTGTTTAGAATATTATCTATTTTGGGACTGGCAAGCTTGGCTTTTGCGGGTGAGCCTACACTTGATACTGGTAATACATCCTGGATGATGACGGCGACTGCGCTTGTTATGCTTATGACACCGGCAGGACTTGCACTGTTTTATGCCGGCATGACAAGAACTAAAAACGCATTAAATACAACAATGATGGTCTTTGCAGCTTATGCCCTAGCAACGGTAGTCTGGGTGTTTTGGGGATATTCTCTGGCTTTTGGAGACGATGTCGCAGGAATTATCGGTAGTCTAAAACATATATTCCTTAACGGTATAGAATATAGCGATTTGGAAAGCAGCGGTTATCCAAGTTATGTGTTTGTTGCATTCCAGGGAACTTTTGCAGCTATTACAGTGGCAATTGCAAGCGGTAGTATAATTGAAAGAACTAAATTTTCAACATGGTTAGTGTTTGTAATTCTTTGGGGAACATTTGTTTATGCTCCAATAGCACATATGGTATGGGGAGGAGGATTTTTATATAACGCAGGCGCACTTGATTTTGCCGGTGGTACAGTTGTTCATATGAACGGAGGTCTTGCAGGACTTGTTGCGGCTTTAATGATTGGTAAAAGAAAAGGTTATCCTAAAACTCAAATGATGCCAAGCAGTATTATTTTAACAGCACTCGGTGCAGCTCTTTTATGGTTCGGATGGTTCGGATTCAATGCCGGAAGTGAATTCGCAGCCGACGGTGTTGCAGGAAGCGCATTTTTAATGACAAACTTTGCAGCGGCAACAGCAGCAGTTACATGGATTATTTTGGATTACATCAAATTTGGTAAACCTACACTTTTAGGCACGGCTTCCGGTGCAGTAGCAGGACTTGTTGCAATTACACCGGCTGCCGGATTTGTTGGTGTGATAGGTGCTTTAATTATAGGTATAGGCGGAAGCGTATTTGGATTTTTCGGTGTAACAGTACTTAAAAAAATATTTAAATACGATGATTCACTTGATGCATTCGGTGTTCACTTTATCGCAGGTCTTTGGGGTGCACTTGCAACAGGACTGTTTGCTCTTAAAGATTTGGCATGGGCAGGAAGTCCTTTGCATGATCACGGAGACAGATTGGGACAGATGATAGTACAATTGGAATCAGTTGCTGTAACTATTATTTTCACAGCCATAATGACAGCAATTGTTTTAAAAGTATCAAGTCTTCTTACAGGGGGAGCCAGAGTCAGTGAAGAAGCAGAAGTTGAAGGTCTTGACGCTACAATCCACGGAGAAAAAGGTTTTAACTTATAA
- the ciaB gene encoding invasion protein CiaB, with product MFLEEVYEIVRKRDERINKYFKKCPDDIRALFEEILKTLNLEINEDNLTALKKRFFHLREDSLINLLKKAKLNESEIKEIQLDLYELTKNFWIKEHEKLINELSPFIGPFYTELLKGVHKIGIAFSAWQPKWTKHIIHTVNEELSLEFAGDEAKVMDYLIENDLLDKKTADRSYSVLVKTKNGYVVKTYAEVFEEEVNEAVKAIDGLILALEKLENEKKAEWILYFNALKTALLEKNRKELIKRWANVDRIWMDIDSPIQVGHPLEYYEDKFRKAVALELDVRIQNPNVKSYVKENIVKMYKKQCTDENLLENAIKNIERTKLFISTPALFYGAEFNGLFSAQVVPNDEGVSREKGKKIFAFVDKVYEDIKARPKMLLSYEILGKEFMDKFYKNLEDKEKFVKVYDITTIGHEFGHILWVDEESEAKMNKSGMFKNVEEFKATTGGLMAFFENEEKELIESVLEDTIKRAVGLISWMEVDDVLPYYIEGLIHLTGLFENEVIKFNGKNLEYNYENYEKLKVWYKDTYLDLANHYIEKKDAKEFLDKIVYKDKNYYPINKKADEFVKYYYQRYREIGERIYKD from the coding sequence ATGTTTTTGGAAGAAGTATATGAAATTGTAAGAAAAAGAGATGAAAGAATAAATAAATATTTTAAAAAATGCCCGGATGATATAAGGGCATTGTTTGAAGAGATATTAAAAACACTGAACCTGGAAATAAATGAAGACAATTTAACCGCCCTTAAAAAAAGATTTTTTCATTTAAGGGAAGATTCTCTTATAAATCTTTTAAAAAAAGCAAAATTGAATGAATCGGAAATAAAGGAAATTCAGCTTGATTTATACGAACTTACCAAAAATTTCTGGATAAAAGAGCATGAAAAACTTATAAACGAACTTTCACCTTTTATAGGGCCTTTTTATACTGAGCTTTTAAAAGGTGTGCATAAAATAGGGATTGCTTTTTCTGCATGGCAGCCAAAATGGACAAAACATATTATTCATACAGTTAATGAAGAGCTGTCTTTGGAATTTGCGGGCGACGAGGCAAAAGTGATGGATTATTTAATTGAAAATGATTTACTAGATAAAAAAACGGCAGACAGAAGTTACAGTGTTTTGGTAAAAACCAAAAACGGATATGTGGTCAAAACATACGCAGAGGTTTTTGAAGAGGAAGTAAATGAAGCTGTTAAGGCGATAGACGGACTTATTTTAGCTCTTGAAAAGCTGGAAAATGAAAAAAAAGCCGAATGGATTTTGTATTTTAACGCCCTGAAAACGGCGCTTCTCGAAAAAAATAGAAAAGAACTTATTAAAAGATGGGCAAATGTGGACAGAATCTGGATGGATATAGATTCCCCGATTCAGGTAGGTCATCCGCTTGAATATTATGAGGATAAATTCCGTAAAGCCGTGGCGCTTGAGCTTGATGTAAGGATTCAAAACCCGAATGTTAAAAGTTATGTAAAAGAAAATATTGTTAAAATGTATAAAAAACAGTGCACTGATGAAAATCTTTTAGAAAATGCCATAAAAAATATTGAAAGAACTAAGCTTTTCATTTCAACACCCGCTCTTTTTTACGGAGCTGAGTTTAACGGACTTTTTTCAGCCCAGGTTGTACCAAATGATGAGGGTGTAAGTCGTGAAAAAGGCAAAAAAATATTTGCTTTTGTAGATAAGGTTTATGAAGATATAAAAGCAAGACCAAAAATGCTTCTCAGTTATGAAATTTTAGGTAAAGAATTTATGGATAAGTTTTATAAAAACTTAGAAGATAAAGAAAAATTTGTAAAAGTTTATGACATTACAACAATAGGCCATGAGTTCGGGCATATTTTATGGGTGGATGAAGAGAGCGAAGCTAAAATGAATAAAAGCGGCATGTTTAAAAATGTAGAGGAATTTAAAGCAACAACAGGCGGACTGATGGCGTTTTTTGAAAATGAAGAAAAGGAATTGATTGAATCCGTATTGGAAGATACAATAAAAAGGGCTGTTGGATTAATTTCCTGGATGGAAGTTGACGACGTACTGCCTTATTATATTGAAGGGCTTATTCATTTAACCGGGCTTTTTGAAAATGAAGTAATTAAATTTAACGGTAAGAATCTGGAATATAATTATGAAAATTATGAAAAACTTAAAGTTTGGTATAAAGATACCTATCTGGATTTGGCAAATCATTATATTGAAAAAAAAGATGCAAAAGAATTTTTGGATAAAATTGTTTATAAAGATAAAAATTATTATCCGATAAATAAAAAAGCGGATGAATTTGTAAAATATTATTATCAAAGATACAGGGAAATCGGAGAAAGAATCTATAAAGATTAA
- a CDS encoding Fis family transcriptional regulator, with protein MFLANSEYLTKIKNLADMSRELNLSVYIWGEKGVGKTTLAKYISPNAIINNINTNYPCIIENFDKNPMLYENIPILIATGEKPMDKAILKKYFAFEIELKPLTEHPEDIEFFMEYFIQKAKEELKIDKKIKIQNPDISENLNSLKKQVYKELLKPSMEEIYKILKEYLKEKHSTYEEEINRFEKILFSAMKEKYHSKLQISERLKINRVTLTKKMKALNV; from the coding sequence ATGTTTTTAGCCAACTCTGAATATTTAACAAAAATAAAAAATCTGGCTGATATGTCAAGGGAGCTTAATTTAAGCGTATATATTTGGGGAGAAAAAGGTGTCGGAAAAACAACCCTTGCCAAATATATTTCACCCAATGCAATTATCAATAATATAAATACAAATTATCCCTGCATTATTGAAAATTTTGATAAAAACCCCATGCTTTATGAAAATATTCCCATATTAATTGCCACAGGCGAAAAGCCTATGGACAAAGCAATATTAAAAAAATATTTTGCTTTTGAAATTGAATTGAAGCCCTTAACTGAGCATCCTGAAGATATAGAATTTTTTATGGAATATTTTATACAAAAGGCAAAGGAAGAGCTTAAAATTGATAAAAAAATTAAAATTCAAAATCCGGATATCAGTGAAAATTTAAATTCACTTAAAAAACAGGTTTATAAAGAGCTCCTTAAACCCAGCATGGAAGAAATTTACAAAATTTTAAAAGAATATTTAAAAGAAAAACATTCGACATATGAAGAAGAAATAAACAGATTTGAAAAAATACTTTTTAGCGCTATGAAAGAAAAATACCATTCCAAACTTCAAATTTCTGAAAGATTAAAAATCAACAGAGTCACACTTACAAAAAAAATGAAGGCTCTAAATGTTTAA
- a CDS encoding PDC sensor domain-containing protein, with amino-acid sequence MNELIEIYNNNKENIKSFLKNTVENFNSLIKFEKDNFEELFDLFKSLELVYVVDTSNKIQISPNYYRNRTDNSQKNIKRDYLLEKFENTDFAISEAYKSSASGNLCVTLVKKENDKFIFLDFNVKKLLERFKLLEIHPFFDRLTSSFYFLSGILMALFAFLMLGFSLFKVLTHIHNLEIMDFFKPIIYITIAVAIFDLAKTLLEGVLFKSYKREETEFKTFIKFILSIMIALCIEVLMLVFKISLNYPEKMINALYLFVGISLMMGSVAFFVKRKNLI; translated from the coding sequence ATGAATGAGTTAATTGAAATTTACAACAATAATAAAGAAAACATAAAATCATTTTTGAAAAACACTGTCGAAAATTTCAATTCCTTGATAAAATTCGAAAAAGATAATTTCGAAGAACTGTTTGATTTATTTAAATCTTTGGAATTGGTTTATGTTGTCGATACAAGCAATAAAATTCAAATTTCACCAAATTATTACAGAAACAGAACTGACAATTCTCAAAAAAACATAAAAAGAGATTACCTTTTGGAAAAATTTGAAAATACCGATTTTGCCATTTCTGAAGCCTATAAAAGTTCTGCAAGCGGAAATTTATGCGTAACATTAGTAAAAAAAGAAAACGATAAATTCATTTTTTTGGATTTTAATGTCAAAAAACTGCTTGAGAGATTCAAACTGCTTGAAATTCACCCTTTTTTTGACAGGCTTACATCGTCTTTTTATTTTTTAAGCGGTATTTTAATGGCACTGTTTGCTTTTTTGATGCTCGGTTTTTCTTTATTTAAAGTACTTACCCATATACACAACCTTGAAATTATGGATTTTTTTAAACCTATTATTTATATTACAATCGCTGTGGCTATTTTCGATTTGGCGAAAACGCTTCTTGAGGGGGTACTTTTTAAAAGTTATAAAAGGGAAGAAACGGAATTTAAAACATTTATAAAATTTATTCTTTCCATTATGATAGCCCTCTGTATTGAAGTATTGATGCTTGTATTTAAAATTTCTCTTAATTATCCTGAAAAAATGATTAACGCTCTGTATCTGTTTGTAGGAATTTCTTTAATGATGGGGAGTGTTGCTTTTTTTGTAAAAAGAAAGAATTTGATATAA
- a CDS encoding HdeD family acid-resistance protein has translation MFLNRIDKENLKEFSTLSIISGILMVIAGILAIAKPVAGSLAFVIFLGALFLAAGLVQLYTTFKAHTKSLSAWFKALMLLITGILLLIWPGSGVAAVAILFAAYFFFDAFASFGIALDLKPLSGWWLSLLNGALSFILGIILVIGWPFSSFFTVGIIVGVSFLMDGIVLIYLGWLAKKGAYDEK, from the coding sequence ATGTTTTTAAACAGAATTGACAAAGAAAATCTTAAAGAGTTTAGTACTCTTTCAATTATCTCAGGTATTTTAATGGTAATTGCGGGCATTCTTGCAATAGCAAAACCGGTTGCCGGAAGTCTGGCTTTTGTAATATTCTTAGGGGCTTTGTTTTTAGCCGCGGGACTGGTTCAGTTATATACCACATTTAAGGCTCATACAAAAAGTTTAAGTGCTTGGTTTAAAGCTTTGATGCTTTTAATTACGGGTATTTTACTTTTAATCTGGCCTGGAAGCGGTGTAGCAGCAGTGGCAATACTTTTTGCAGCATATTTTTTCTTTGATGCTTTTGCAAGTTTTGGTATTGCACTTGATTTAAAACCTTTAAGTGGTTGGTGGCTCTCTTTGCTAAACGGGGCGCTAAGTTTCATTTTGGGAATCATTTTAGTAATTGGTTGGCCTTTTAGTTCATTTTTTACAGTGGGGATAATCGTTGGGGTCAGTTTTTTAATGGATGGGATTGTTCTCATATATCTCGGATGGCTGGCTAAAAAAGGGGCTTATGACGAAAAATAA
- a CDS encoding P-II family nitrogen regulator, giving the protein MKKIEAIVKPFKLDEIKEALVEAEITGITVSEVKGHGRQHGHTELYRGAEYVVDFLPKIKLEIFVNDDFVEKTVEIIQTHARTGKIGDGKIFILPVEDAIRIRTGERGSDAV; this is encoded by the coding sequence ATGAAAAAAATTGAAGCAATTGTAAAGCCTTTTAAATTAGATGAAATTAAAGAGGCTTTGGTTGAGGCTGAAATTACAGGTATAACTGTAAGTGAAGTAAAGGGTCACGGTAGACAGCACGGCCATACTGAATTATACAGAGGTGCGGAATATGTTGTCGATTTTTTACCTAAAATAAAACTTGAAATTTTTGTAAATGACGATTTTGTTGAAAAAACGGTTGAAATTATTCAAACCCATGCAAGAACAGGAAAAATCGGGGATGGAAAAATATTTATCCTGCCTGTGGAAGATGCTATAAGAATAAGAACAGGAGAAAGGGGAAGCGATGCTGTTTAG
- a CDS encoding rhodanese-like domain-containing protein, whose amino-acid sequence MKNKNILKKTQILGDELVELLNARKKKLIDFELIDIREPFEYKEAKIKGVDRLLPITNFQNDMKIWNDLIKNKKDFIIYCRSGNRTSYLQNYLKQKFNIGVPHLAQGIINYPGIIEKDK is encoded by the coding sequence ATGAAAAATAAAAATATTTTAAAAAAAACTCAGATTTTGGGAGATGAACTGGTCGAACTGTTAAACGCCAGAAAAAAGAAATTAATAGATTTTGAACTTATTGATATAAGAGAGCCGTTTGAATATAAAGAGGCAAAAATAAAAGGTGTTGACAGACTGCTTCCTATTACAAATTTTCAAAATGATATGAAAATATGGAATGATTTAATAAAAAATAAAAAAGATTTTATAATTTATTGCAGAAGCGGGAACAGAACTTCTTATCTTCAAAATTATTTAAAACAAAAATTTAATATAGGTGTTCCCCATTTAGCACAGGGTATTATCAATTACCCTGGAATTATTGAAAAGGACAAATAA
- a CDS encoding ABC transporter ATP-binding protein, whose amino-acid sequence MLKVDKVTKQFGGVVAIKDVTFHVKPTEIFALVGPNGAGKTTLFNIITGAFSPTSGRVFFKDEEITGLKPNEIVKRGIARTFQNIRLFNSMNVLENVLIGFHNHIEYNFFEAIFRSPKFFKQEKVHKELAMEILEFLGIEKYAYVNAKALSYGNQRKVEIARALATEPDLLLLDEPAAGMNPKETDELAETVFKLREIKEKTILFIEHDMKFVQKIADRVMVLDYGKTIFEGKPADMMKDEQVVKAYLGNIEV is encoded by the coding sequence ATGTTAAAAGTAGATAAAGTTACAAAACAGTTTGGCGGGGTCGTTGCTATAAAAGATGTAACTTTTCATGTAAAACCGACAGAAATTTTTGCATTGGTCGGTCCTAACGGAGCGGGTAAAACAACGCTTTTTAATATAATAACCGGTGCTTTTTCCCCTACAAGCGGCAGGGTGTTTTTTAAAGACGAAGAGATAACAGGCTTAAAACCAAATGAAATTGTTAAAAGAGGAATTGCAAGAACTTTTCAAAATATAAGACTTTTTAATTCCATGAATGTTTTGGAAAATGTTTTAATAGGCTTTCATAATCATATTGAATATAATTTTTTTGAAGCAATTTTCAGATCTCCCAAATTTTTTAAACAGGAAAAAGTTCATAAAGAATTGGCTATGGAGATTCTTGAATTTTTAGGAATTGAAAAATATGCCTATGTAAATGCAAAAGCCTTAAGTTACGGTAATCAAAGAAAAGTAGAGATAGCAAGGGCACTGGCAACAGAGCCTGATTTACTACTTCTTGACGAGCCTGCGGCGGGAATGAATCCAAAAGAGACAGACGAACTTGCCGAAACCGTTTTTAAACTGAGAGAAATTAAAGAAAAAACAATTCTTTTTATCGAACATGATATGAAATTTGTCCAAAAAATAGCCGACAGGGTAATGGTTTTGGATTATGGAAAAACAATTTTTGAAGGAAAGCCTGCCGATATGATGAAAGATGAGCAGGTTGTTAAAGCATATCTCGGAAATATTGAAGTATGA
- a CDS encoding ferredoxin-thioredoxin reductase catalytic domain-containing protein, with protein MLKPKRDNVDMNSEEFKTEEEKTKKFVEKVVKQFGWCITPDKEVYDAIVMGLTRNKLMFGKRYCPCFIPMGDKEDRICPCKPAIDHEVVEGCCHCGIYCNPEKCEEIKKGMDEK; from the coding sequence ATGCTTAAACCAAAAAGAGATAATGTTGATATGAACAGCGAAGAATTTAAAACTGAAGAAGAAAAAACAAAAAAATTTGTTGAAAAAGTTGTAAAACAGTTCGGATGGTGTATAACTCCAGATAAAGAAGTTTATGATGCCATTGTTATGGGTCTTACAAGAAATAAACTGATGTTTGGAAAGAGATACTGTCCTTGTTTTATCCCGATGGGTGATAAAGAAGACAGAATCTGTCCTTGTAAACCGGCAATTGACCACGAGGTAGTGGAAGGGTGCTGTCACTGCGGAATTTATTGCAATCCGGAAAAATGTGAAGAAATTAAAAAGGGGATGGATGAAAAATAA
- a CDS encoding FAD-binding oxidoreductase, giving the protein MKKVFDFVVIGAGIAGVLSAYRLKEYNTLLIDKKGILEGASSAAGAFLFPKIGIDSPYTRFINDSIIEAIEFYKKKGINTHTKGVLLLPRDRKDIEKFKTYEKEIKLPFRKIDNGFFFDIGSLVEVDDVRKKINVNFKQFETKKIEFRNSVWVINDAIKTKNIILSTGYENLIDIPYIKIRPVWGERIELSEKCKVKNEKLDIYYHKNCSLAYVNGKFRIGATHKRNCLECKENLEEANELIKKANEIMEIEGETVSIKGGQRAASIDYFPIVGKIIDVDKTLLNDKHIVKGSIPKEIFYKKGLYIVNGMGGRGFSNAVSTSRILKEIIFENKESFMDTKRLFVKWARKEGERYLNCKL; this is encoded by the coding sequence ATGAAGAAAGTTTTTGATTTTGTCGTAATAGGAGCCGGAATCGCCGGAGTACTCAGTGCCTACAGATTAAAAGAATATAATACGCTTCTTATAGATAAAAAAGGAATATTAGAAGGCGCAAGCTCTGCAGCGGGCGCTTTTTTATTTCCTAAAATAGGAATTGACAGCCCTTATACAAGATTTATTAACGATTCAATAATTGAAGCAATCGAATTTTATAAAAAAAAGGGAATTAATACCCATACAAAAGGTGTTTTACTTCTTCCGAGAGACAGAAAAGATATAGAAAAATTTAAAACTTATGAAAAAGAGATAAAACTTCCATTCAGAAAAATCGATAACGGCTTTTTTTTTGACATAGGCAGTCTGGTTGAAGTTGATGATGTCAGGAAAAAAATAAATGTAAATTTTAAGCAGTTTGAAACTAAAAAAATAGAATTTCGAAACAGTGTTTGGGTAATTAATGATGCAATAAAAACTAAAAATATTATTCTTTCCACCGGATATGAAAATTTAATTGATATTCCTTATATAAAAATTAGGCCTGTTTGGGGGGAGAGGATAGAGTTAAGTGAAAAATGTAAAGTGAAAAATGAAAAGCTGGATATTTATTATCATAAGAACTGCTCTTTGGCTTATGTAAATGGAAAATTCAGAATCGGGGCAACCCATAAAAGAAACTGTCTGGAATGCAAAGAAAATTTAGAAGAAGCTAATGAATTAATAAAAAAAGCAAATGAAATAATGGAAATCGAAGGAGAAACAGTTTCAATTAAAGGTGGGCAAAGGGCCGCAAGTATTGATTATTTTCCTATAGTTGGTAAAATTATAGATGTAGATAAAACTCTTTTAAATGATAAACATATTGTAAAAGGCTCCATTCCAAAAGAAATTTTTTACAAAAAAGGTCTTTATATTGTAAACGGAATGGGTGGAAGAGGCTTTTCCAATGCCGTTAGTACTTCAAGAATATTGAAAGAAATTATTTTTGAAAATAAAGAAAGCTTTATGGATACCAAAAGACTTTTTGTTAAATGGGCGAGAAAAGAGGGGGAGAGGTATTTGAATTGTAAGTTATGA
- a CDS encoding ABC transporter ATP-binding protein, with protein sequence MLNVKNLKVKYGVIEAVRGIDFNVKAGEIVTIIGANGAGKTSTLNAVFNLVKKEGNIQFVEGDISKIPTHQIVKRGLALVPEGRKIFINLTVEENLKIGAFLNDENFERLRDDMYRLFPRLKEKRNNYGGSLSGGEQQMLAIARALMSEPKMLVLDEPSLGLAPIIVKDVFEILLRLNKEEDVTILLVEQNAGAALRIANRGYVMENGLLVMEDEADNLLQSDEIKKKYLGG encoded by the coding sequence ATGCTGAATGTTAAAAATTTAAAAGTAAAATACGGAGTAATTGAAGCTGTGAGAGGAATTGATTTTAATGTAAAAGCCGGAGAAATTGTTACTATAATAGGTGCAAACGGGGCAGGAAAAACATCCACGCTTAATGCTGTTTTTAATTTAGTAAAAAAAGAGGGAAATATTCAGTTTGTTGAAGGTGACATCTCAAAAATACCGACACATCAGATTGTAAAAAGGGGACTTGCCTTAGTACCCGAGGGCAGGAAAATATTTATCAATTTAACGGTTGAAGAAAATTTAAAAATCGGCGCCTTTTTAAATGATGAGAATTTTGAAAGGCTGAGGGACGATATGTATAGACTTTTCCCGAGACTTAAAGAAAAAAGAAATAATTACGGGGGAAGCCTGAGCGGAGGTGAGCAGCAGATGCTTGCAATCGCCAGGGCATTGATGAGTGAACCTAAAATGCTGGTGTTGGATGAACCGAGCCTCGGGCTTGCCCCTATTATTGTAAAAGATGTGTTTGAAATATTACTTAGATTAAATAAAGAAGAAGATGTGACAATTCTTCTGGTTGAGCAAAACGCCGGTGCCGCACTTAGAATTGCAAACCGCGGATATGTAATGGAAAACGGCCTTTTGGTTATGGAAGATGAGGCAGACAATTTACTTCAAAGTGATGAAATTAAGAAAAAATATTTAGGAGGATAG
- a CDS encoding 3'-5' exonuclease, translated as MKIIILDTETTGNREEDKIIQLSFLVMNRNLEIEEIHDTLANPGIPISFEAMAVHHITNEMIEDKPKLKFTDVYKRLKELNSPENVVVIHNAEFDLEMLKKEGFNPFFQVIDTFRILKHLIKESKYSLQYNRYALGLYKKEKDICEKYDIKINAHDALGDVVVLGLLLQYLVKEFDKTVDELIELTKKPVLYDKFYQGKYKYENIRDILIKDPDYIEYMLSLTDLDPDVKYSIEHHLENLDIEPEYRFGVGKYKGMLIQDVAEIDIQYLSWAYHNMKMSKGMRKKIGEILSS; from the coding sequence ATGAAAATAATAATACTTGATACGGAAACAACAGGAAACAGGGAAGAAGACAAAATAATTCAGCTGAGTTTTCTTGTAATGAACAGAAATCTTGAAATAGAAGAAATTCACGACACCCTTGCAAATCCCGGGATACCTATTTCTTTTGAGGCAATGGCTGTTCATCATATTACAAATGAAATGATAGAAGATAAACCCAAATTAAAATTTACAGATGTATATAAAAGATTAAAAGAACTAAATTCTCCTGAAAATGTAGTTGTTATTCATAATGCCGAATTTGATTTGGAAATGCTTAAAAAAGAAGGGTTTAACCCGTTTTTTCAGGTAATAGACACATTCAGAATTTTAAAACATCTGATAAAAGAAAGTAAATATTCACTTCAATACAACAGATATGCCCTTGGACTTTACAAAAAAGAAAAAGATATATGCGAAAAATACGATATTAAAATCAATGCCCATGATGCATTAGGAGATGTTGTTGTTTTAGGTTTACTGCTGCAGTATTTAGTAAAAGAATTTGATAAAACAGTTGATGAATTAATAGAACTTACAAAAAAACCGGTTTTATATGACAAATTTTACCAGGGAAAATATAAATATGAAAATATAAGGGACATATTGATAAAAGACCCTGATTATATAGAATATATGCTGAGTCTTACAGACCTTGATCCGGATGTAAAATATTCCATAGAACACCATTTGGAAAATCTGGATATTGAGCCGGAATACAGATTCGGGGTCGGTAAATATAAAGGTATGTTAATTCAAGATGTGGCAGAAATTGATATTCAGTATCTTTCATGGGCATATCATAATATGAAAATGAGCAAGGGAATGAGGAAAAAAATAGGGGAAATACTATCCTCCTAA